A DNA window from Paenibacillus andongensis contains the following coding sequences:
- a CDS encoding UDP-glucose dehydrogenase family protein, producing MDIAVIGTGYVGLVSGVCFAEVGNNVICVDHDEQKIEKLQNLISPIYEPGIEQLMEKNLNAGRLTFTSDLAQAISQSELIIIAVGTPSLPNGEANLAYIEQAAMEIGKAMNSYKIIATKSTVPVGTNEHIQMIIAMNTMQSFDVVSIPEFLREGSAIDDTLHPDRIVLGIENPSLAAPLTELHRSFTDQIFVTSIRSAEMIKYASNAFLATKISFINEISNICEKVGADVTEVAKGMGQDKRIGSSFLSAGIGYGGSCFPKDTDALIQIAGNVDYEFQLLKSVVEVNKSQRYKVISKLKASLGPLSGKSVGIWGLSFKPNTDDIRYAPSIEIVETLIRAGARLKLYDPIAMEKFRGRLDHPAIQWCENAMEAATGSDAICLLTDWEEFKAVPLSQLIFVMEQPILIDGRNVFSKEQVQGTGLKYYSVGRPDLIGASRPKALAR from the coding sequence ATGGATATTGCAGTAATCGGGACGGGGTATGTGGGGTTAGTTTCCGGGGTATGCTTCGCTGAAGTGGGCAATAACGTCATCTGTGTGGATCATGATGAACAGAAAATTGAAAAGCTGCAAAACCTCATTTCTCCGATCTATGAACCTGGCATTGAGCAGCTGATGGAAAAGAATCTGAATGCCGGTCGGTTGACCTTTACCTCTGATTTGGCACAAGCCATCAGTCAATCCGAGCTTATTATCATTGCGGTAGGCACACCTTCTTTACCAAATGGAGAGGCTAATCTGGCCTATATCGAGCAGGCGGCCATGGAAATCGGGAAGGCGATGAACAGCTACAAAATCATTGCAACGAAAAGCACAGTTCCTGTAGGAACGAATGAGCATATTCAAATGATAATTGCCATGAATACGATGCAGTCATTCGACGTCGTATCGATTCCAGAGTTTCTGCGGGAAGGCTCGGCGATCGACGATACCCTTCATCCGGATCGGATTGTCCTCGGGATTGAAAATCCAAGCTTAGCCGCACCTCTTACGGAGCTGCACCGTTCATTTACCGATCAAATCTTCGTTACGAGCATTCGCAGCGCGGAGATGATCAAGTACGCCTCGAATGCTTTTCTGGCGACCAAAATTTCCTTTATTAATGAAATATCAAACATTTGCGAGAAAGTTGGCGCAGATGTTACCGAAGTTGCCAAAGGAATGGGGCAAGATAAGCGAATTGGCTCTTCCTTCCTGAGTGCGGGTATCGGCTATGGGGGTTCCTGTTTTCCAAAGGATACAGATGCGTTGATTCAAATCGCCGGTAATGTCGACTATGAGTTTCAACTGCTTAAGTCGGTTGTCGAGGTGAATAAATCACAACGGTATAAGGTGATTTCCAAGCTGAAGGCGTCACTCGGTCCGCTTAGCGGCAAATCCGTTGGCATCTGGGGATTGTCTTTTAAACCGAACACGGATGACATTCGTTATGCGCCTTCCATCGAAATTGTTGAAACATTGATTCGTGCGGGAGCAAGGCTGAAGCTGTATGATCCCATTGCGATGGAGAAATTTAGGGGACGCCTCGACCATCCGGCGATTCAGTGGTGTGAGAATGCCATGGAGGCAGCCACGGGGTCTGACGCTATTTGTTTACTTACAGATTGGGAAGAATTCAAAGCTGTCCCCTTGTCACAGCTCATTTTCGTTATGGAGCAGCCGATTCTTATCGATGGTCGCAATGTGTTTAGCAAAGAGCAGGTACAGGGAACTGGGCTTAAATATTATTCCGTAGGGCGACCTGACTTGATCGGGGCATCCCGTCCGAAAGCACTGGCTAGATAA
- a CDS encoding glycosyltransferase: protein MKIAIAHDYLVQMGGAERVVEVFHQMYPSAPIYTTMFSNNRLLDELRDADIRATWLQKMPGGKSHFKEMLPLYPFAIKDFDFREFDIVLSSSSAFMKSIQVPKETFHLCYCHTPMRFAWDYDTYMERQSNSSVMKRLLKIYIDRLKQWDQKTSANVNQFIANSSVVKNRIRNYYQRDSDVIFPPINTSRFHSSTSIDDYYLIVSRLVSYKRIDLAVEAFNQNGLPLYIVGEGPDMARLKAMAKGNVRFLGRLDDGSVTQMMAQCRALIFPGEEDFGITPLEANAAGRPVVAYQAGGALDTIVPHVNGVFFKRQEVEDLLLAIQEVENHAWDVRQIVQHAQKFDEKTFMDKLKDYMGKAYQQFREGH from the coding sequence ATGAAAATAGCAATCGCGCATGATTATTTGGTTCAAATGGGCGGAGCCGAACGAGTGGTTGAGGTCTTTCACCAAATGTACCCGAGTGCTCCCATCTATACGACCATGTTTAGCAATAATCGGCTGCTCGATGAGCTAAGAGATGCGGATATTCGAGCTACCTGGTTGCAAAAAATGCCCGGAGGGAAAAGCCATTTTAAAGAAATGCTCCCCCTATATCCGTTTGCGATTAAGGATTTTGATTTCCGAGAATTCGATATCGTGCTTAGCTCAAGCAGCGCTTTCATGAAAAGTATTCAGGTTCCAAAGGAAACGTTTCATCTCTGTTACTGCCATACCCCGATGCGATTCGCTTGGGATTATGACACCTATATGGAGCGACAATCCAATTCAAGCGTAATGAAGCGGCTTTTGAAGATCTATATCGATAGGCTTAAGCAATGGGATCAAAAAACGTCGGCTAACGTGAATCAGTTTATCGCGAATTCCTCCGTCGTAAAAAATCGCATTCGTAATTATTACCAACGCGATTCAGATGTCATTTTTCCGCCGATTAATACGTCGCGTTTCCACAGTTCAACATCCATTGATGATTATTATTTGATTGTATCGAGACTTGTTTCGTACAAGCGAATTGATCTTGCGGTAGAGGCTTTTAATCAAAATGGACTGCCTTTGTACATCGTTGGAGAAGGACCCGATATGGCGAGGCTTAAGGCAATGGCCAAAGGGAATGTCCGTTTCCTTGGAAGGCTGGATGATGGTTCGGTGACCCAAATGATGGCGCAGTGCCGAGCGTTAATCTTTCCTGGTGAGGAGGATTTCGGTATTACACCGCTGGAAGCGAATGCTGCCGGAAGACCCGTTGTTGCCTATCAAGCAGGAGGTGCATTAGACACGATTGTGCCTCATGTGAATGGTGTGTTTTTCAAACGGCAAGAGGTAGAAGATCTGCTGCTTGCGATTCAGGAAGTGGAAAACCATGCATGGGATGTAAGGCAAATCGTGCAGCACGCACAGAAATTTGATGAGAAAACATTCATGGATAAACTAAAAGACTACATGGGTAAGGCCTACCAACAATTCAGAGAGGGGCATTGA
- a CDS encoding glycosyltransferase family 4 protein, with protein MRVAYLDHTARWSGGEVALYNIITHLGNEVDPLVIVAEEGDLVNRLREKGVDVRVLPLSDKVRNRNRNAVNLQAVSAAFELLTYGKRLSKLLKSEQVVCVHTNSLKSAFYGAVAAKLAGIPLIWHIRDHIGVPYLKPIVAQAIRWMSRLLPNGVIANSNSTLNALQLPKSKKTLVVYSAFAKTKNSGMAVEKNWMKPYVVLLVGRLAEWKGQHILLEAAKSFLPDQQVQFWLAGDALFGEDAYKQQLLQQMADNKLYNVTLLGHVDDIQTLMQQADLLVHTSITPEPFGQVIVEGMAAGLPVIASNEGGPTETVVNGETGLLITPGDPALLADSIRYLLEHPEERRRMSENGIKRVEQHFVIERTVTQITHYYAGLIANS; from the coding sequence ATGAGGGTAGCTTATTTGGATCATACCGCTAGATGGAGCGGGGGAGAAGTCGCACTTTATAACATCATTACTCATCTCGGAAACGAGGTAGATCCACTCGTCATTGTGGCTGAAGAGGGTGATCTCGTAAATCGATTAAGGGAGAAAGGTGTCGATGTTCGCGTCTTGCCTTTAAGTGATAAGGTACGTAATCGCAACCGGAATGCGGTGAATTTGCAAGCTGTATCTGCCGCTTTTGAGCTTCTCACCTATGGGAAGAGGCTCTCCAAATTATTGAAATCAGAACAAGTCGTCTGTGTACATACGAATTCGTTGAAATCAGCTTTTTATGGAGCTGTAGCTGCTAAATTAGCAGGTATTCCTCTCATCTGGCATATCCGGGATCATATCGGAGTTCCGTACTTGAAACCGATCGTCGCTCAGGCGATACGATGGATGTCCCGCTTGCTGCCTAACGGCGTCATAGCGAATTCAAATTCAACCTTGAATGCTCTGCAATTGCCGAAGTCGAAAAAAACGTTAGTGGTTTACTCGGCTTTCGCAAAAACGAAGAATTCAGGGATGGCTGTAGAGAAAAACTGGATGAAGCCCTACGTAGTTTTGCTTGTTGGCAGGCTAGCGGAGTGGAAAGGCCAACATATTTTACTCGAAGCGGCTAAGTCGTTTCTACCCGATCAGCAGGTTCAGTTCTGGTTAGCCGGGGATGCCTTGTTCGGGGAAGACGCGTATAAGCAGCAGCTGCTTCAGCAAATGGCAGATAACAAGCTCTACAATGTCACCTTATTGGGGCATGTGGATGATATTCAAACCTTAATGCAGCAAGCAGATCTTCTGGTGCATACTTCCATCACACCTGAACCTTTTGGTCAGGTCATTGTAGAGGGGATGGCGGCTGGATTACCCGTGATTGCTTCTAATGAAGGCGGTCCGACTGAAACGGTTGTGAATGGCGAAACGGGACTTCTCATTACGCCCGGGGATCCCGCATTGCTTGCCGATTCCATACGCTACCTGCTGGAACATCCAGAGGAGCGGCGCAGAATGAGCGAGAACGGCATCAAACGCGTGGAACAACATTTTGTCATCGAACGAACCGTTACCCAAATCACTCATTACTATGCAGGTTTAATTGCTAACTCGTAA
- a CDS encoding glycosyltransferase family 4 protein encodes MLHCNSLRILCTGMGWPSAQPGGLNTYFKYICGSLASRHELEVLVCSANKPVVQDDLRVTNVAVTDLKLSKRRDAFRKHAADLMNSQNIDIVYSHFAPYSIGVAMEAKKRNIPVVMTFHGPWSEEIRLEGKGLRHRIKTMIAKNWEMKAYRLADAFIVLSETFRDILHHQYGVPLSKIHIIPGGADVARFKPAADRTAIRRKLQLEEGTTAVLTLRRLVNRMGLLQLLEAWKEVARTVPDTVLFIGGKGPLHGELESRIAEYGLQSRVRLLGYIPDHELADYYQAADLFVVPSQALEGFGLITVEAMAAGVPVMATPIGGNREILQKYRPDMLFAGKSSEDMASGLIRLLRHSEKWPTAEQCRNHVLENYTWDRVSQQVDGVFNHVIDQHLIAYGGSRQETAGKKGGREQDEGSLFGSYR; translated from the coding sequence ATGCTACACTGCAATAGTTTGCGGATCTTGTGTACCGGAATGGGTTGGCCATCTGCACAGCCTGGAGGACTAAACACCTATTTCAAATATATTTGCGGAAGCTTAGCGTCCCGTCATGAGCTAGAAGTGCTAGTATGCAGTGCGAATAAGCCAGTCGTTCAAGATGACCTCCGCGTCACGAACGTAGCTGTCACAGATTTGAAGTTAAGTAAAAGACGAGATGCCTTTCGGAAGCACGCTGCCGATCTAATGAATAGCCAGAATATCGATATCGTTTATTCCCACTTTGCTCCTTATAGTATAGGAGTTGCCATGGAGGCCAAAAAGCGAAATATTCCAGTGGTGATGACGTTTCATGGTCCGTGGAGTGAGGAAATCCGGCTCGAAGGCAAGGGGTTGAGACATCGAATCAAAACCATGATCGCTAAGAACTGGGAAATGAAGGCTTATCGGCTGGCGGATGCCTTCATTGTGTTAAGTGAAACCTTCCGCGATATTCTTCATCACCAGTACGGTGTACCGCTTTCCAAGATTCACATCATTCCAGGCGGAGCTGATGTTGCCCGGTTCAAGCCGGCTGCAGATCGCACAGCGATAAGAAGAAAACTGCAGCTGGAGGAAGGGACAACAGCAGTGTTGACCTTAAGAAGATTAGTCAACCGAATGGGTCTTCTTCAATTACTGGAAGCTTGGAAAGAAGTTGCGAGAACGGTTCCGGATACTGTCCTGTTCATTGGGGGCAAAGGGCCGCTGCACGGAGAGCTGGAAAGCCGAATTGCTGAATATGGACTCCAGTCCCGTGTCCGATTGCTTGGCTACATCCCTGATCATGAGCTTGCTGACTATTATCAGGCAGCTGATCTGTTCGTTGTACCTTCCCAAGCGTTGGAAGGCTTCGGATTAATTACCGTGGAAGCCATGGCCGCCGGGGTTCCCGTCATGGCGACACCGATTGGAGGCAACCGTGAAATTCTTCAGAAATACCGGCCGGATATGCTGTTTGCAGGTAAAAGCAGTGAAGATATGGCTTCTGGTTTAATTCGCTTATTGCGGCACAGTGAAAAGTGGCCTACAGCAGAGCAATGTAGAAACCATGTGTTGGAGAATTACACTTGGGATCGTGTATCCCAACAGGTAGATGGTGTATTTAATCACGTCATCGATCAACATCTGATAGCTTACGGCGGCAGTCGTCAGGAAACCGCTGGGAAGAAAGGAGGACGTGAACAAGATGAGGGTAGCTTATTTGGATCATACCGCTAG
- a CDS encoding glycosyltransferase family 2 protein, protein MSHYSDAVGENRISVVIIAQDDETRIASAIASCKPFADEIVVIDGGSKDGTVRVSEQLGCKVYVNAWPGYAKQRIYGSDQAAYDWIFVIDTDEVVSEPLAASILKLKSDLSDPSQAYAVLRIGDFLGRWMGKGEKLVRLYNRTEIQYRESLVHETPDVASENITYVPGVLWHYGFRSIHDHIQRFNKYTDLEAEGAVAAGKRFSLLRMIVRPPLRFVQKYIVHGLYKKGIPGLAVSLFWGIYEFLVCMKQYELGLARKRVKQSQEEPIKEGKAYATLQ, encoded by the coding sequence ATGAGTCACTATAGTGACGCTGTGGGAGAAAATCGAATTTCTGTTGTCATCATTGCACAAGACGATGAAACGAGAATAGCGAGTGCGATTGCCTCCTGCAAGCCTTTTGCAGACGAAATTGTTGTCATTGATGGCGGGAGCAAGGACGGAACAGTCCGTGTATCTGAGCAGCTGGGCTGCAAAGTATATGTGAACGCTTGGCCTGGTTATGCAAAGCAGCGTATTTATGGCAGTGATCAAGCTGCCTATGATTGGATTTTCGTTATTGATACCGATGAGGTAGTTAGTGAACCTCTGGCAGCTTCGATTCTGAAGTTGAAAAGTGACTTGTCTGATCCGAGCCAAGCTTATGCTGTCTTGCGTATTGGTGACTTTCTGGGACGCTGGATGGGCAAGGGCGAGAAGCTTGTCCGTCTATATAACCGTACCGAAATTCAGTACCGGGAAAGTCTTGTGCATGAAACACCAGATGTCGCAAGTGAGAATATCACATATGTGCCAGGTGTTCTGTGGCACTATGGTTTCCGCAGCATTCATGATCACATTCAGCGGTTTAATAAGTATACCGATCTGGAAGCGGAAGGCGCTGTTGCTGCAGGGAAACGATTCAGCCTGCTGCGAATGATCGTCCGTCCTCCCTTGCGATTTGTACAGAAATATATCGTTCATGGCTTGTATAAGAAGGGTATTCCAGGACTTGCGGTATCCCTCTTCTGGGGCATATACGAATTCCTAGTATGTATGAAACAGTATGAGCTTGGGCTTGCTCGAAAAAGAGTGAAACAGTCCCAGGAAGAGCCAATTAAGGAGGGGAAAGCTTATGCTACACTGCAATAG
- a CDS encoding lipopolysaccharide biosynthesis protein, with translation MQQPVNLKIVRIKPLFGFIKAFFSSKSHISASIRTMFFSVLILVINMLTGILTARFLGPSGRGEQAAMVLWSQFLAFSFTFGLPSAIIYNVKKNMKDSAKLYSTAVLMGLTAGMLAMSLGILVLPYWLRTYSDSVVLFSQWSMVLVPLIVLSQINNAMMQVRGEYKLFNRLRFLVPLSTLIGLGLLILTRTMNPYTSAVAYLAPAVPFYIWTTVRLLKQYEFVIKDALQSFKTLIRYGIGSYGNDLMGNVSYYIDQIVIIGLLNPAELGLYAVAVSLSRVVNIFSTSIIVVLFPKASGLPKDQVVEMTFRVYRISTCVALFCSLLIMLVAPFVMPLLYGPDFKEAISVFRMLLLEVSISGGTMVLAQAFMALGKPKIVTILQGIGLLIVIPLLTVLIPKFGLFGAGMAILSSGLLRFVFILLNVRFTLKTKLPKLLINKDDVRWLLSAISAYKAK, from the coding sequence ATGCAGCAACCAGTCAACTTGAAAATAGTCCGCATAAAGCCTCTATTCGGCTTCATTAAAGCATTCTTTTCAAGCAAGAGTCATATCTCGGCTTCTATCAGAACGATGTTTTTCAGTGTACTTATCTTAGTGATTAACATGCTTACAGGTATTTTAACAGCACGTTTTCTAGGACCATCCGGCCGAGGAGAGCAAGCAGCTATGGTCTTATGGTCACAGTTCCTAGCCTTTAGTTTCACTTTCGGTCTGCCTTCCGCCATTATTTACAACGTGAAAAAGAACATGAAGGATTCCGCCAAGCTTTATTCGACCGCTGTTCTTATGGGTTTGACCGCAGGCATGCTTGCAATGAGCTTGGGGATACTGGTTTTACCCTATTGGCTCCGTACGTATTCAGACAGCGTGGTCCTTTTCTCCCAATGGTCCATGGTGCTCGTGCCTCTCATTGTATTGTCTCAGATTAATAATGCGATGATGCAGGTAAGGGGCGAATATAAGCTGTTCAACCGTCTGCGCTTTCTTGTTCCACTTAGTACGCTCATCGGCTTAGGGCTGCTAATCCTAACAAGAACAATGAATCCTTACACGTCAGCCGTGGCCTATCTCGCTCCGGCGGTTCCCTTTTACATATGGACGACAGTGCGCTTACTTAAGCAGTACGAATTCGTGATCAAGGATGCTTTGCAATCCTTCAAAACATTAATTCGGTACGGTATTGGATCTTACGGTAATGATTTAATGGGCAATGTCTCCTATTATATCGATCAAATTGTTATTATCGGTCTCCTGAATCCGGCAGAGCTTGGACTGTATGCGGTGGCGGTAAGCCTTTCCCGTGTAGTCAACATCTTCTCAACATCGATTATTGTGGTGTTGTTCCCGAAAGCCTCGGGTTTACCTAAGGATCAAGTCGTTGAGATGACCTTCCGTGTATACAGGATCAGTACATGTGTTGCCTTGTTTTGCTCATTGCTGATTATGCTGGTTGCACCTTTCGTAATGCCTTTACTGTATGGCCCTGATTTTAAGGAAGCGATCAGTGTTTTTCGAATGCTGCTCCTCGAAGTTTCCATATCCGGTGGAACCATGGTTTTGGCTCAAGCTTTCATGGCATTAGGCAAGCCCAAGATTGTTACGATTCTGCAAGGAATAGGGCTGCTCATCGTCATCCCGTTACTAACGGTACTGATTCCTAAGTTCGGATTGTTCGGTGCGGGAATGGCCATATTATCGTCGGGTTTATTGCGATTCGTCTTTATTTTATTGAATGTCAGATTCACCTTAAAGACGAAATTACCTAAATTATTGATTAATAAAGATGATGTGCGTTGGTTACTTTCAGCAATATCAGCATATAAAGCCAAATAG
- a CDS encoding O-antigen ligase family protein: MIKPPSIMMQASRMTVLLVGMALLVSLLIGYSSATLSPELSIQITILSMLLFPAFVLALLDSRRLIPYMLLVWVICPEIRRIQDWMEGTYHSVSLLSIAPLLTSAVLIIPVLAKFHQMESRIYKLLIYVGIVLLYGSLIGAAKNGSGAFYDLANYVIPLLLIPYAALSHFDNKALDRLIVAFSNTAILVAVYGIIQYVMVPPWDAFWMNHVEMTSIGHPLPLEIRVFSTLNSPGPAGMYMGTALAPMILEKRWRGPLGWIGIILVTVGLLITLVRSAWVMLFIDIAIYTAVSAGRQKWKLIAQLTAVIAAMYLIIPKLPGAQGLIARLDTMTAIQDDHSYNERLDFFHTVFPMLFAKPQGLGLGSIGVGTKLSNGGALGEYGIFDNGFVAIFLTFGILGGLLFLWALWLVTRFLLSQKKQPGGITAYGKLGLSALQGSIVCLVFENGYTGLKGFLLWMVVGIGIMAHQTIVQERRQIPDAATSQLENSPHKASIRLH, from the coding sequence ATGATTAAGCCCCCTTCTATCATGATGCAGGCTAGTCGGATGACAGTCCTGTTGGTTGGAATGGCTTTGCTCGTCTCTTTACTCATCGGTTATTCTAGTGCAACTCTGAGTCCTGAACTTAGTATTCAAATCACGATCCTGTCGATGCTGCTGTTTCCCGCCTTTGTACTGGCCTTGCTAGATTCGCGTCGTTTGATTCCTTATATGCTGCTCGTTTGGGTCATTTGTCCGGAGATCCGGAGAATTCAGGATTGGATGGAAGGTACATACCATTCTGTTTCCTTGCTGAGCATTGCCCCGCTGTTAACGAGTGCGGTGCTTATCATTCCAGTCCTTGCCAAGTTTCATCAGATGGAATCTCGCATATACAAGCTGCTCATCTATGTGGGGATTGTGCTGCTGTATGGAAGTCTGATTGGCGCAGCTAAGAATGGAAGCGGAGCTTTCTATGACTTAGCTAACTATGTGATTCCATTATTGTTAATCCCTTATGCTGCCTTATCTCATTTCGATAACAAAGCGTTGGACCGCTTAATTGTCGCATTCTCTAACACCGCCATCTTGGTGGCTGTATACGGCATTATCCAATATGTAATGGTACCGCCATGGGATGCATTCTGGATGAACCACGTGGAGATGACCTCCATTGGTCACCCGCTTCCTTTGGAGATCCGAGTATTCTCTACCTTGAATTCACCCGGACCAGCAGGGATGTATATGGGAACTGCGCTTGCACCGATGATTCTGGAAAAAAGGTGGCGGGGACCGCTGGGCTGGATCGGTATTATTCTAGTAACAGTAGGGCTGCTCATCACGTTAGTTCGATCTGCTTGGGTTATGTTATTCATCGATATTGCCATTTATACGGCCGTTTCTGCAGGAAGACAGAAATGGAAATTGATTGCTCAATTAACAGCGGTTATTGCAGCCATGTATCTGATTATTCCAAAGCTGCCCGGTGCACAGGGGCTGATCGCCCGATTAGATACAATGACAGCCATTCAAGACGATCATTCATATAATGAAAGACTGGATTTCTTTCATACCGTTTTCCCGATGTTGTTTGCTAAACCGCAAGGCTTAGGTCTTGGCAGTATTGGTGTCGGCACCAAGCTAAGCAACGGAGGAGCACTTGGTGAATACGGCATTTTCGATAATGGATTCGTTGCCATTTTCCTGACCTTTGGCATTCTCGGAGGCTTGTTGTTTCTATGGGCCTTATGGCTTGTGACTCGTTTTCTTTTATCCCAAAAGAAACAACCGGGCGGTATAACCGCTTACGGAAAACTAGGGCTCTCGGCTTTGCAAGGAAGTATCGTATGTCTCGTATTTGAAAATGGTTATACGGGTTTGAAAGGCTTTCTACTATGGATGGTTGTAGGAATTGGAATCATGGCGCATCAAACGATCGTTCAAGAGAGGAGGCAAATTCCGGATGCAGCAACCAGTCAACTTGAAAATAGTCCGCATAAAGCCTCTATTCGGCTTCATTAA
- a CDS encoding WecB/TagA/CpsF family glycosyltransferase, whose protein sequence is MSRVTMFDVHFDNYDFLDLLAYMDEVIRQKNHSYILTCNVDHLIKLRKDAEFQKVYSGAGAIVADGMPIIWASRMLRKPLKQKVSGSDLFTKLGEAFASRQYKLFFLGSAVGIPEQAVKNLKLVFPNLNIVGCYSPSYGFEKKKEENEQIVQMLIDTQPDIVFVGVGAPKQEKWIYQNYLQYKVPISIGVGATFDFISGTVKRAPNIMQKTGFEWFWRLAQEPRRLWKRYLVHDAMFAVLLWREVIKQFKMKREGTGIKSG, encoded by the coding sequence ATGAGTAGAGTGACTATGTTCGATGTACACTTTGATAATTATGATTTTCTGGACTTGCTTGCCTATATGGATGAAGTCATACGTCAGAAAAATCATTCTTACATTTTGACCTGTAATGTCGATCATTTAATCAAGCTCAGAAAGGATGCTGAGTTTCAGAAGGTGTATTCAGGTGCAGGGGCTATTGTTGCGGATGGTATGCCGATCATATGGGCATCGAGGATGCTCCGTAAACCGCTCAAGCAGAAAGTATCCGGATCCGACTTGTTCACAAAGTTAGGTGAAGCTTTCGCAAGCAGGCAATATAAGCTCTTCTTCTTAGGATCAGCTGTCGGAATTCCGGAGCAAGCGGTAAAGAATCTGAAGCTCGTATTTCCAAATCTGAATATCGTTGGCTGCTATTCACCCTCCTATGGTTTTGAGAAGAAAAAAGAGGAGAATGAGCAAATTGTTCAGATGCTGATTGATACGCAGCCTGACATTGTGTTTGTTGGCGTTGGCGCTCCGAAGCAGGAAAAGTGGATTTACCAGAACTATCTTCAGTATAAAGTCCCGATCTCGATTGGCGTTGGCGCAACGTTCGATTTCATTTCGGGCACAGTGAAGAGAGCTCCGAACATTATGCAGAAAACAGGATTCGAATGGTTCTGGCGTCTTGCTCAAGAACCACGAAGATTGTGGAAGCGCTACTTGGTTCACGATGCGATGTTTGCGGTCCTGCTATGGCGGGAAGTTATTAAGCAATTCAAGATGAAACGGGAGGGGACGGGAATCAAAAGTGGATGA
- a CDS encoding O-antigen ligase family protein yields the protein MTTDLPIQLKKPMYYGAVYVLLAVMLGVAAAYQPMFSILGLVMLFSIIYAIYRPEKMSYLVLLSTAISINYIVEANVPGLEIISLYKLGILILLVPCMLQNGLRLKFIYPIAAIASMLFLTIFFSDWHPRLTLSLTLKAFIGLTLPFFFLMIKWKKGIAQKHIRIICLLPLVSVGTGALLQLAHLYSFLNVEFTGAIRVQGANIAPHLAMLAFLGITVALIETKRNPQQARFLYCTLAANFAILIATGTRGPILAMLAMAAYYFYDMVKQYIKGKLILIIPLLCSLALIGGAVYVQWDNMTKRSFERQTGTGIDLSGRTEAWSYFLKGVKDSPLTGRGLGAVTVANDGSLYEGFVVPHNEYIRFYYDAGYIGCSLLFLSLLVLFGMIYRVIPQRIKIYYVAFILAFFLYSLSDNTLSTVQFIIPFCWYLNSLYILSTTNSKKEEVI from the coding sequence ATGACGACGGATCTTCCAATTCAGCTTAAAAAACCGATGTATTATGGTGCGGTCTATGTCCTTCTTGCCGTCATGTTGGGCGTAGCAGCTGCATATCAGCCTATGTTCAGTATTTTGGGGCTGGTCATGCTATTCTCAATCATTTATGCCATCTATCGGCCAGAGAAAATGAGTTATCTAGTCCTTTTATCGACCGCCATATCGATTAACTACATCGTTGAAGCGAATGTACCTGGATTAGAGATTATTTCTCTTTATAAACTTGGGATTTTAATTCTGTTAGTTCCCTGTATGCTGCAAAACGGACTTCGATTGAAGTTCATCTATCCCATAGCAGCTATCGCCAGCATGTTATTCCTTACCATTTTCTTCTCTGATTGGCATCCAAGGCTGACATTATCACTCACCTTGAAAGCATTTATCGGACTAACGCTTCCCTTCTTTTTTCTCATGATTAAATGGAAAAAAGGGATAGCGCAAAAACATATCCGGATTATTTGCCTACTGCCTTTGGTAAGTGTTGGAACTGGGGCGTTGCTTCAATTGGCTCATCTGTATTCGTTTCTCAATGTCGAGTTCACGGGAGCGATTCGGGTACAAGGGGCGAATATCGCACCCCACTTGGCGATGCTAGCTTTTCTAGGCATTACCGTTGCATTAATAGAGACTAAACGCAATCCGCAGCAAGCCAGATTTTTGTATTGTACATTGGCTGCTAACTTTGCGATTCTGATCGCTACGGGAACTAGAGGGCCTATCCTCGCCATGCTGGCCATGGCTGCTTACTATTTTTACGATATGGTTAAGCAGTATATCAAAGGGAAGCTAATCTTAATTATACCGCTGCTTTGTTCCTTGGCCTTGATCGGAGGGGCTGTCTATGTGCAGTGGGACAATATGACAAAGCGTTCGTTCGAACGCCAGACCGGCACGGGGATTGACTTGTCAGGAAGAACCGAAGCATGGAGCTACTTCTTGAAAGGGGTGAAAGATTCTCCCCTGACAGGTAGAGGGCTAGGAGCGGTTACCGTTGCAAATGATGGAAGTTTATATGAAGGATTTGTGGTCCCCCATAACGAGTACATCCGCTTTTATTACGATGCTGGTTATATCGGATGCAGCCTGTTGTTCCTTTCATTACTAGTCTTATTTGGAATGATCTATCGAGTAATCCCGCAGAGAATTAAGATTTATTACGTGGCGTTCATCCTGGCATTCTTTCTATATTCCTTGTCGGATAACACGTTATCGACTGTTCAATTCATCATTCCTTTTTGCTGGTATTTGAATAGCTTGTATATTCTGTCAACGACAAATTCGAAAAAAGAAGAAGTGATCTGA